One Setaria italica strain Yugu1 chromosome I, Setaria_italica_v2.0, whole genome shotgun sequence DNA window includes the following coding sequences:
- the LOC101781937 gene encoding uncharacterized protein LOC101781937 — MQREMEEHNGSAAPQAGRREALCQGDDSSQDAQIQGYSGIYLPEDILCHIHSLMPMRYAARVASVSRTFLRSWRSHPSLAFSNFDEVFGSKRFPRPEDERTRDFIT, encoded by the exons ATGCAGCGGGAGATGGAGGAGCACA ATGGATCGGCTGCTCCACAGGCTGGAAGAAGGGAAGCACTCTGCCAGGGAGATGATAGTTCCCAGGATGCTCAAATCCAGGGATATTCAGGAATATACCTTCCTGAG GACATCTTGTGTCATATACATTCTCTAATGCCAATGCGATATGCTGCTCGAGTTGCCAGCGTGTCTCGGACATTTCTGCGTTCCTGGAGATCCCATCCAAGCCTTGCCTTCAGCAATTTTGATGAGGTATTTGGTTCAAAGCGATTTCCACGACCAGAGGATGAGAGAACACGAGATTTCATCACCTGA
- the LOC101757601 gene encoding E3 ubiquitin-protein ligase EL5 translates to MTQDSDQGAARAAYSSWPSGDAADTPAAPVAAAMTLGSILTVAGILLLFVVFAFGLVSLQYCFSYWDRERRQQQQGAAPTSGRRRERRRGGSGMATRRASRGGVDPELLRSLPVTAYRAAAAQGSKEEGAAAECAVCLAELEDGEAARFLPRCGHGFHAECVDMWLASHTTCPLCRLTVAKPDAPPCPAAMIHPVPPEPANYAATLPASVLLGVSDQTAVTAATVTTDGDTGVLVIDIPAPTPTPRDAAKSPGSARLRSSFRRLWSFGRQGGAGASSSCSCAGDGEGADLEQGVSVSTDRRESTTKFPSSLQ, encoded by the coding sequence ATGACGCAAGACTCCGACCAAggtgccgcccgcgccgcgtaCTCGTCGTGGCCGAgcggcgacgccgccgacaCACCCGCGGCGcccgtggcggcggccatgACGCTCGGCAGCATCCTCACCGTGGCGGGCATCCTCCTGCTCTTCGTCGTTTTCGCCTTCGGCCTCGTCTCGCTCCAGTACTGCTTCAGCTACTGGGACAGGGAGcggcgccagcagcagcagggagctGCCCCGACgagcgggcgccggcgggagcggcgccgcggcggtaGCGGGATGGCGACCCGGAGGGCCAGCAGGGGCGGCGTCGACCCGGAGCTGCTGCGCTCGCTGCCCGTCACGGCGtaccgcgcggcggcggcgcagggctcgaaggaggagggcgccgcggcggagtgCGCCGTGTGCCTCGCGGAGCTcgaggacggcgaggcggcgcggttCCTGCCCCGCTGCGGCCACGGCTTCCACGCCGAGTGCGTCGACATGTGGCTGGCGTCACACACCacctgcccgctctgccgcCTCACCGTCGCCAAGCCCGACGCGCCGCCGTGCCCCGCGGCCATGATCCATCCGGTCCCGCCGGAGCCCGCGAACTACGCCGCGACCCTGCCCGCCAGCGTGCTCCTCGGGGTGTCCGACCAGACCGCGGTCACCGCCGCGACCGTGACCACCGATGGAGACACGGGCGTCCTGGTGATCGATAtcccggcgccgacgccgaccccgCGTGACGCCGCCAAGTCGCCGGGCTCGGCGAGGTTGAGATCGTCGTTCAGAAGGCTGTGGAGCTTCGGAAGGCAAGGAGGGGCGGGGGcgagctcctcctgctcctgtgCCGGTGATGGCGAAGGAGCCGACTTGGAGCAGGGTGTCAGCGTTAGCACCGACCGGCGGGAGAGCACCACCAAATTTCCGAGCTCTCTGCAATAG
- the LOC101758414 gene encoding CDT1-like protein a, chloroplastic: METDSASPSKKAKTSAAAAGATPQKPWKAAPADQILTPEKLAQRVTAAAAAAAEQIWTPEKPEERPRARGRSVALSVKEVRRAALALRRPEKGTPAAAEEADELESIERELGVGAGASQSPVKRKAEVKLPESYEMLCEFFNCLESSTRLLRMKGSKASFPNICASIQHLSERRFTYSHLAQLKYMMPEAIVINKILLRDDTTCCMKPDLQVNLVVGAVESVKKQKGETAYSALRRIFRQRLVDFFRDHPEGDDIPEHELPHPFNQTRLSVPQAAPRIVPEPSSPIECSDLNGQQAATMSHMSQSFKRRFSQRSPVSSATASTTSPLAKVESTVLSPLSRNSLSSSYISGSKEAQLEEDGKVVVSSTKVSEGTPAKYASTPVRLMASTPDLKTPKRPISAAGYGSPPLKMAKRSARAKLFTTPTKGASSMDRENQNAAISSADSDDELLSFLPQSLLQSVKQKEQRAMEEKETGFADQVKRHKLIASLPSIFDIIFLIYQSRQRSVMTKQELIHKIVASSPKIVDRSEVEEQLTLLKELVPEWISEKTARSGDVLCCVDATLSQAELRQRLYAAE, translated from the exons ATGGAGACGGACTCCGCCTCGCCATCCAAGAAGGCCAAGacatcggcggcggccgctggcGCCACGCCGCAGAAGCCGTGGAAGGCCGCTCCGGCCGACCAGATCCTGACGCCAGAGAAGCTGGCGCAGAGGGTtacggctgctgctgcggcggcggccgagcagATCTGGACGCCGGAGAAGCCGGAGGAGAGGCCGAGGGCACGCGGCCGCAGCGTGGCGCTCTCCGTAAAGGAGGTCCGCCGGGCGGCGCTCGCGCTGCGCCGGCCGGAGAAGggaacgccggcggcggccgaggaggcggaCGAGCTCGAGTCCATCGAGCGGGAGCTCGGTGTTGGCGCCGGGGCCAGCCAGAGCCCCGTCAAGCGCAAGGCTGAAGTCAAGCTGCCGGAAAG TTATGAGATGCTTTGCGAGTTCTTCAACTGCCTGGAGAGCTCCACTCGGCTGCTCCGTATGAAGGGATCCAAGGCGTCTTTCCCCAACATCTGCGCTAGCATCCAGCATCTGTCTGAACG GAGGTTTACCTACAGCCATCTTGCGCAGCTCAAGTACATGATGCCCGAGGCAATTGTCATCAATAAGATTCTTTTGCGCGATGACACAACATGCTGTATGAAGCCGGATCTTCAGGTGAACCTCGTGGTTGGTGCTGTTGAGAGCGTCAAGAAGCAAAAGGGGGAAACTGCATACTCAGCATTGAGAAGGATCTTCAGGCAGAGGCTAGTTGATTTCTTCAGGGACCATCCTGAG GGAGATGACATTCCAGAGCATGAGTTGCCACACCCATTTAATCAAACAAGATTGAGCGTACCCCAGGCTGCCCCAAGAATTGTTCCTGAACCGTCATCTCCAATCGAGTGTTCTGATCTCAATGGACAACAGGCTGCTACGATGTCACACATGTCACAGTCATTCAAGAGAAGGTTTTCGCAGAGATCTCCAGTCAGTTCTGCAACAGCTAGCACAACCAGTCCACTGGCGAAGGTTGAGTCCACTGTTCTGTCACCATTGAGCAGGAATTCCCTCTCCAGTAGCTATATTTCTGGTTCTAAAGAAGCTCAGCTAGAGGAGGATGGCAAGGTTGTTGTATCCTCGACTAAAGTTTCAGAGGGCACCCCTGCTAAATATGCATCTACACCAGTGAGGTTAATGGCATCCACACCAGACCTTAAGACACCAAAGAGACCAATCTCTGCTGCAGGTTATGGCTCACCACCTCTGAAAATGGCAAAGAGATCAGCTCGTGCTAAGTTATTTACCACTCCGACAAAGGGTGCAAGTAGCATGGACAGAGAGAACCAAAATGCAGCTATTTCTTCTGCTGATAGTGACGATGAATTACTCAGTTTTCTTCCACAATCCCTCCTCCAGTCG GTAAAGCAGAAGGAACAGAGGGCTATGGAGGAGAAGGAAACTGGTTTTGCTGATCAGGTTAAAAGGCACAAGTTGATTGCTTCCCTGCCAAGTATCTTTGATATTATATTTCTTATCTACCAGTCAAGACAGCGGTCTGTGATGACAAAGCAGGAGCTGATTCATAAGATAGTTGCAAGCAGTCCAAAGATTGTGGACAGAA GTGAAGTCGAGGAGCAGCTAACACTGTTGAAAGAGCTTGTTCCAGAGTGGATCTCTGAGAAGACTGCACGAAGTGGAGATGTTCTATGCTG TGTTGATGCAACTTTGAGCCAAGCGGAGCTTCGCCAAAGACTGTATGCTGCTGAGTAG
- the LOC101782339 gene encoding putative F-box protein At2g02030, which yields MTITEHPEKRRRAAPPPAAIPQDLLLSEVLPRLPAKHLARFKCVCRSWRAAVESDPAFVRRHLELSRAAPPCILVIPCEEFYNDDDDDDDDDDGAMSGEISFHRLILGEAPGTADVELVFDKSWPEGIAHGVLPTHCDGLVAVATAADQIFVCNPATREFVALPPGSRDVLDVKAPAAALGYDPLRNRYVVARYFYRKYDLSKDVASGALSLDYEIGHETFTLGSGGGDGCWEPTADPPHAIGPARPVCTREAFYWCTAVRRPSALLRFSLRDRAFDVVPCPPGADYVHGVDHLTELAGKPCYVQPATETAFDFWVADDDGGPRPEWTLRCRVDFADYGPSVGSDALSVVAAVGDEMMIAADHRNLYSCDGRRRKGARLLVDMEEELAYERPDGSTYDGELLHHVVPYVESLVSIGKCNY from the coding sequence ATGACGATCACCGAGCACCCGGAGAAACGCCGCCGGGCCGCACCACCCCCGGCCGCCATTCCACAAGACCTGCTACTCTCCGAGGTCCTGCCGCGTCTGCCCGCGAAACACCTCGCGCGCTTCAAGTGCGTCTGCCGCTcctggcgcgccgccgtcgagagcGACCCCGCGttcgtccgccgccacctcgagctgtcccgcgcggcgccgccgtgcatcCTCGTCATCCCGTGCGAAGAATTctacaacgacgacgacgacgacgacgacgacgacgacggagccATGTCCGGGGAGATCAGCTTCCACCGTCTCATTCTGGGCGAGGCACCTGGCACCGCCGACGTCGAGCTCGTGTTCGACAAGTCGTGGCCAGAGGGCATCGCGCACGGCGTCCTCCCCACCCACTGCGACGGCCTCGTCGCGGTCGCCACGGCCGCGGACCAGATATTCGTCTGCAACCCGGCGACCAGGGAGTTCGTGGCCCTGCCGCCGGGCAGCCGCGACGTCCTCGACGTcaaggcgccggcggcggcgctcggctaCGACCCGCTGCGCAACAGGTACGTGGTCGCCCGCTACTTCTACCGGAAATACGACCTGTCCAAGGACGTGGCGTCCGGCGCGCTCTCGCTGGACTACGAGATCGGCCACGAGACCTTCAcgctcggcagcggcggcggcgacggctgcTGGGAGCCCACGGCTGACCCGCCGCACGCCATCGGGCCGGCGAGGCCGGTGTGCACGCGGGAGGCCTTCTACTGGTGCACGGCCGTGCGCCGGCCGAGCGCGCTGCTGCGGTTCAGCCTGCGCGACAGGGCGTTCGACGTGGTGCCGTGCCCGCCGGGCGCCGACTACGTCCACGGCGTCGACCACCTGACCGAGCTCGCCGGCAAGCCGTGCTACGTCCAGCCCGCCACGGAGACGGCCTTCGACTTCTGGGTGGCGGACGACGACGGTGGGCCACGGCCCGAGTGGACGCTCCGGTGCCGCGTCGACTTCGCGGACTACGGCCCCAGCGTCGGCTCCGACGCCTTGTCGGTGGTCGCCGCCGTCGGGGACGAGATGATGATAGCCGCCGATCACCGGAACCTTTACAGCTGCGACGGCCGCCGGCGGAAAGGTGCGCGGCTGTTGGTGGACATGGAGGAAGAGCTGGCGTACGAGCGACCGGACGGGAGCACGTACGATGGCGAGCTGTTGCACCACGTCGTCCCGTACGTGGAGAGTCTGGTGTCGATTGGGAAGTGCAACTACTGA
- the LOC101757213 gene encoding DNA repair protein XRCC3 homolog — protein sequence MRPPAPKPPAAASSSSYSQREPRPENPLLLLPSCRAAKLSLGCPILDRLLSGGLPAASVTEIAGESASGKTQLCLQLALLAPQSPLSASALFLHSDLPFPLHRLRRLAPKSRPDILDHVLVAAAHSPTDLLSLLSRAKHLLAHPGRSPHRLPIRLILLDSIASLFRADFDASPADLKRRSALFFQISATLKELAYRHQCVVVVTNQVVDVVEGDAGNTVAWSSGRRVSPALGIAWANCVNTRLFLTREVDGASGIAMRRMKVAFAPHLPERACEFVIRRDGVFGVEQAER from the coding sequence atgcggccgccggcgccgaagccccctgctgccgcctcctcttcctcctacAGCCAGCGCGAGCCCCGCCCGGAGAATCcgcttctcctccttccttcctgccGAGCCGCCAAGCTCTCCCTCGGCTGCCCCATCCTCGACCGCCTCCTCTCCGGCGGCCTCCCGGCCGCCTCCGTCACCGAGATAGCCGGAGAGTCCGCCTCAGGCAAGACCCAGCTGTGCCTCCAGCTCGCCCTCCTCGCCCCGCAGTCTCcgctctccgcctccgccctcttCCTCCACTCCgacctccccttcccccttcaccgcctccgccgcctcgcccccAAATCCCGCCCCGATATCCTCGACCACGtactcgtcgccgccgcgcactcccccaccgacctcctctccctcctctcccgcgCCAAGCACCTGCTCGCCCACCCCGGCCGCTCCCCGCACCGGCTCCCCATCCGCCTCATCCTCCTCGATTCCATCGCCTCCCTCTTCCGCGCCGACTTCGACGCCTCCCCCGCCGACCTCAAGCGCCGGTCCGCGCTCTTCTTCCAGATATCCGCGACGCTCAAGGAGCTGGCCTACAGGCACCAgtgcgtggtggtggtgaccAACCAGGTGGTGGACGTGGTGGAGGGCGACGCGGGGAACACCGTGGCGTGGTCGTCGGGGCGCCGGGTGAGCCCCGCGCTCGGGATTGCGTGGGCCAACTGCGTCAACACGCGACTGTTCCTGACGCGGGAAGTGGACGGCGCCAGCGGGATCGCGATGAGGCGAATGAAGGTGGCGTTCGCGCCGCACCTGCCGGAGCGGGCGTGCGAGTTTGTGATACGGAGGGACGGCGTGTTTGGCGTCGAGCAGGCGGAGAGGTAG
- the LOC105914767 gene encoding BTB/POZ domain-containing protein At5g66560-like, with amino-acid sequence MANEGGAAGSGEEGGGDSDGGGTWRVATRGNQMLRLDMDSMRSRVQELERECTSMRKAIEKMDGRGAAADGRWGSMVTKRFGCKFPAQVFQSQQRTVVARPLRPRIEQSP; translated from the coding sequence ATGGCAAACGAaggcggggcggcggggtccggggaggaaggcggcggagaCAGCGATGGCGGCGGGACATGGCGCGTGGCCACGCGGGGCAACCAGATGCTGCGGCTGGACATGGACAGCATGCGGAGCCGCGTGCAGGAGCTCGAGCGCGAGTGCACGAGCATGAGAAAAGCCATCGAGAAGATGGACGgacgaggcgcggcggcggacgggaggtGGGGCTCGATGGTGACGAAGCGGTTCGGGTGCAAGTTCCCGGCGCAGGTCTTTCAGTCGCAGCAGCGGACGGTGGTGGCACGGCCTCTCCGGCCACGCATCGAGCAGAGCCCATGA
- the LOC101758001 gene encoding monooxygenase 1: protein MAEAESHGIVIVGGGICGLATALGLHRKGIASLVLEKSEVLRAEGAGIGVQANGWRALEQLGVAAELRKTAGLITAYHDVWLQGGKSTRDRYPVRTELRCLNRKDLIEALAKDLPAGAIRFGCRIAAVHADPGGHGAVLTMADGATMKAKVLIGCDGGTNSVVAKYLGLPPVRTIPRPVLRGFTSYPHGHPFENEFLRLRVGDFFIGRLPITDNLVHFFVTMAKPAADEGLTGGDLRGVRDLVLRDLEELQCPTEITEVVRRSDPESLNLVTNFWYRPPWEVALRGFRRGVVTVAGDAMHAMGPFIGQGGSAGLEDAVVLARSLARAVGAAAAAGDDSKPPREEDAVVGEALGAYVRERRLRLTLLSLESFIMGVLLVRSPSPAVKLACVAVLVLLGSKSLRHANFDCGRL from the exons ATGGCGGAGGCGGAGTCTCACGGCATCGTcatcgtcggcggcggcatctgCGGCCTCGCCACCGCTCTTGGTCTCCACCG GAAAGGGATTGCGAGCCTTGTGCTGGAGAAGTCTGAAGTCTTGCGGGCAGAGGGCGCGGGCATCGGTGTCCAGGCCAACGGGTGGCGAGCTCTGGAGCAGCTTGGCGTTGCCGCAGAGCTCAGGAAGACTGCCGGTCTCATCACTGC GTATCATGACGTGTGGCTGCAGGGGGGTAAGAGTACCCGGGACCGGTATCCAGTCAG GACGGAGCTCCGGTGCTTGAACAGAAAGGATCTGATCGAGGCACTGGCCAAGGACCTACCTGCCGGGGCGATCCGATTCGGCTGCCGCATCGCTGCCGTCCACGCGGATCccggcggccacggcgccgTTCTTACGATGGCGGACGGCGCTACCATGAAGGCCAAG GTCCTGATCGGGTGCGACGGCGGCACGAACTCGGTGGTGGCCAAGTATCTCGGGCTGCCGCCGGTGAGGACGATCCCTCGCCCGGTGCTCCGGGGGTTCACGAGCTACCCGCACGGGCATCCGTTCGAGAACGAGTTCCTGCGCCTGAGGGTCGGAGATTTCTTCATCGGGCGGCTGCCGATCACCGACAACCTCGTCCATTTCTTCGTCACCATGGCCAAACCTGCGGCAGATGAAGGGCTCACCGGCGGGGACTTGAGGGGCGTGAGGGACCTCGTGCTGCGGGACCTGGAGGAGCTCCAGTGCCCCACGGAGATCACCGAGGTGGTCCGGCGGTCGGACCCGGAGTCGCTCAACCTGGTGACCAACTTCTGGTACCGGCCGCCGTGGGAGGTGGCGCTCCGGGGATTCCGGAGGGGCGTTGTGACGGTGGCCGGCGACGCCATGCACGCCATGGGCCCGTTCATCGGCCAGGGCGGCTCCGCGGGGCTGGAGGACGCCGTCGTGCTCGCCCGGTCGCTGGCGCGGGccgtgggcgccgccgccgccgctggtgaTGACAGCAAGCCCccgcgggaggaggatgcggtGGTCGGCGAGGCGCTCGGGGCGTACGTCAGGGAGAGGCGGCTGCGGCTGACGCTGCTGTCGCTGGAGTCCTTCATCATGGGGGTGCTGCTGGTGCGCTCGCCGTCACCGGCCGTGAAGCTCGCCTGCGTGGCCGTGCTGGTCCTCCTGGGCAGCAAGTCGCTCAGGCATGCCAACTTTGACTGCGGTCGCCTCTAG
- the LOC101781528 gene encoding E3 ubiquitin-protein ligase EL5, which translates to MTHQGASDDMDSSWPSGGGAAVAGPPTAPVAAAAGGVLTVGSITTVAGTLLIFVVIAAGLVSLQYFFDARDDDDDRGSSHGGQAPRRRGGGGGIRAARGVDRDVLRSLPITVYRAAAPGSGKEEDAVECAVCLAELEDGEAARFLPRCGHGFHAECIDTWLAFHTTCPLCRLTVSKPDTSPAPALAVLPVPPEPANYADHAATVNLPASVLLGVSGCRNLLQPSELSLMPPPES; encoded by the exons ATGACGCACCAAGGCGCCAGCGACGACATGGACTCGTCAtggccgagcggcggcggcgccgccgtcgccggccctCCCACGGcgcccgtggcggcggccgctggGGGTGTCTTGACGGTCGGCAGCATCACCACAGTGGCCGGCACTCTCCTCATCTTCGTGGTCATCGCTGCCGGGCTCGTCTCCCTGCAGTACTTCTTCGACGcgcgggacgacgacgacgacaggggAAGCAGCCACGGCGGCCAGGCGCCGCGGcgacgtggcggtggcggtgggatCCGGGCCGCCAGGGGCGTCGACCGGGATGTGCTCCGCTCCTTGCCGATCACCGTGtaccgcgcggcggcgccgggttcggggaaggaggaggacgcggtggAGTGCGCGGTGTGCCTCGCCGAGCTTgaggacggcgaggcggcgcggttCCTGCCCCGATGTGGCCACGGCTTCCACGCCGAGTGCATCGATACGTGGCTGGCGTTCCACACCACCTGCCCGCTCTGCCGGCTCACCGTCTCCAAGCCCGACACGTCTCCGGCGCCTGCCCTGGCCGTCCTTCCGGTGCCGCCAGAGCCGGCGAACTACGCGGACCATGCCGCGACCGTGAACCTGCCGGCGAGCGTGCTCCTCGGGGTGTCCG GATGCCGCAACTTGCTCCAGCCATCAGAGTTGTCGCTTATGCCacctcctgagtcctga